The Carnobacterium sp. 17-4 genome has a window encoding:
- a CDS encoding phosphatidate cytidylyltransferase, which translates to MKQRIITAIIALILFVPVVYMGSWILELVVAGLGIIALFELFRMKGNKLFTIEGIISILALLGLLFPHYVAMFLPEYMNTQVILYLFVLLLLVCTVFSKNNFTFDDVAVSVLGIMYIGYGFKFLLLTRDSGLDLLLFVLFVVWATDIGAYLIGRKLGKHKLAPSISPNKTIEGALGGIVMALIVAFIYLTYYPQNYNTGWMLALTVVLSGAGQLGDLVESAFKRYYNVKDSGNLLPGHGGILDRFDSLLFVLPILYFSGLI; encoded by the coding sequence GTGAAACAACGCATTATAACGGCAATTATTGCTCTTATTCTTTTTGTTCCAGTCGTTTATATGGGTTCTTGGATTCTAGAACTTGTAGTTGCAGGTCTGGGGATAATTGCATTATTTGAACTATTTAGAATGAAGGGCAATAAGCTCTTTACTATAGAAGGTATTATTTCTATTTTGGCTTTGTTAGGATTATTATTTCCACATTATGTGGCTATGTTTTTACCAGAATATATGAATACACAAGTGATTTTGTATCTCTTTGTCTTATTATTGTTAGTCTGTACCGTATTTTCAAAAAACAATTTTACGTTTGATGACGTTGCGGTTTCAGTTCTAGGAATAATGTACATAGGGTACGGATTTAAATTCTTGTTGTTAACAAGAGATTCAGGATTAGATTTATTGTTATTTGTTTTATTTGTAGTTTGGGCAACAGATATTGGAGCTTACTTAATTGGTAGGAAATTGGGTAAACACAAGCTTGCTCCATCCATTAGCCCTAATAAAACCATTGAAGGTGCTTTGGGCGGAATAGTTATGGCCCTGATTGTAGCATTCATTTATCTGACCTACTATCCACAAAATTACAATACAGGTTGGATGTTAGCTTTAACGGTTGTTCTTTCAGGAGCTGGTCAACTAGGCGACTTAGTTGAATCTGCATTTAAGCGGTATTACAATGTGAAAGATTCTGGTAATTTGCTTCCTGGTCATGGCGGTATTTTAGATCGATTTGACAGCTTGCTTTTTGTATTGCCGATCCTTTATTTTTCAGGGTTGATTTAA